In Leptospira montravelensis, the genomic window CTGCTCGGTAGAGTAAAAATAGATGATTTAAAACTTTGTTTTAGAGCCATCGAACTTACTGATTGTGTTACTTGGAATACGGAAGGATATGTTCCTGGATCTTGTAAAGCAATTGGAACGAGTTTTAAGTAGTTATGTGGAGATATTTATTTGATTTATCATCCACTGAAATCCTCCTATTCGCATCACTTGCGTTTGCTGGCATTTTCCTTCTGCTTTTTGGCAAACTTAGAAAAAAAGAAACACATTTAAATTCAAAACAGAAACTTGGTACGGGATTGGATGATCCAACAAACCAAACTTTAGGCAAACCAAAAAAAGATACCAAACAATCAAAAGATAACAATCTAAAGGTGATGGAAATTTTTGATTATAATGGAATTAAAATTCTACACCAAGACGGAGCTTATACTGTTAACGATCAGGGAGTGGTTACCAATTATATGAATTGGAATCTGCTTCCTTCCAAATACCAAAAAATGGTCAAAGAGTTGGATAATCGGTCTCTGGGTGAAAAAGGAGAAGATTATTTTTTAGAAATGATTAACGGATTTTATTATGTGTCATTGCCGGGCGGAAAGAAAAAAAAGTATGATTCCATCCAAAGTATCCCGGCAGACATTCGCAAACGATTGGGAGTATAAAACTTTTAAGTAGAAAGTACTCCCACTTTATTTTTTACCTTTTCTGTCTGTTTTACTCGTAACGAACGTTTTGATTCTTTTTGTTCACGGTCGCGGAGGATTCCTTCCTCCAAAACTTTCTTAGGTGGTTTTTTTAAATCCCAAACAATTCCAAACCAACTGAGTACTTTCAAAATATAATAAGAAATATCTATTTCATACCAATAGAAACCTTGGTTGGCAGAAGAGCAGTAATAATGATGATTGTTATGCCAACCTTCTCCCATGGTCAGAAGGGCAAGCCAAAGATTATTTTTGCTGGTATCTCTAGAATCATATCGCACAGAACCAAACACATGGGAAAGCGAATTGATGGTCCAGGTAGCATGTCCCAAAAAGAAAGTAGAAACCGCATAACCATAAACAAGCCAAGCCCAACCACCGACTAGGTAAAGTAAGATGGCATAAGAAAGTGGAGCGATCCAATGGTAACGATCTAAAAAACGAAGCTCAGGATATTTATAAAAGTCAGGGATTAGTTTTGCTTCGTAATCATTATAATCATTTCTTAGAAACCATAACATATGGGAGTACCAAAACCCTTTGCGACTCGGAGAGTGAATGTCTTTTTCGGTGTCTGAGTATTTATGGTGATTTCTATGGTGTGCCGCCCACCAGAGGGGACCTTTCTGCATGGACATCGCGCCAATCCAAGCCAAAATGAATTGAAACACCCGGGAAGTTTTAAAGGAGGCATGGGAAAAATAGCGGTGGTATGCGGCAGTGATTCCAAACATCCTAAGGAAGTAGGATCCAACAGCTAACCAAACTAGGGACCAAGAAAAGGGAACGGTAAAAATGGTAAGGACGGTAGCCTGGACCAAAAAAAACAAAATTAAAAAAAGCAAAGGAGCCTGTTCTTTGACAACTGGCTCAACGGTAGAAGAAGAATTCATGCAAGTAAACCTATACTTATTGGAGTCCCCTACTTACGTTTGGTTGCAAAAAAATTCATTCTACTTGATTCCCGATTTGCCTGTAGCACCCTGTCCATATACCCATGTCATCGAAAATCGTTGTCCAAAAATACGGTGGAACCTCCGTTGGTGACACCACTAAAATCCAAAATGTGGCCAAACGTATCAAACGTTACCACGACGAAGGTCAGAAAGTTGCCGTTGTTGTTTCTGCAATGGGACATACTACTGACGAACTTGTCGACTTGGCTGACCAAATTTCCAAAAATCCTCCCAAACGAGAAATGGACATGTTGCTTTCGACAGGCGAACAAGTGTCGATCGCTCTTCTTGCCATTGCTTTAAATGAAATTGGAGTACCTGCCCAATCCTTTACCGGTTCCCAATTAAAAATCTTAACGGATGGAAACTTCTCCAATGGAAAGATCGAAATGATTGATCGATCTCGCATTGATGAAGCCTTTAACAAGGGAAAGGTGGTCATAGTTGCGGGTTTTCAAGGAATTGATAAAGACGAAAATATTGTCACCTTGGGACGTGGAGGAAGTGATACTTCTGCCGTGGCTCTTGCAGCAGCACTTGGTGCTGATGAATGTGAAATATATACAGATGTAGACGGTGTTTATACCGCCGATCCAAGAAAAATTCCTACTGCAAAGATGCACAAACAGATCACTTACGAAGAAATGTTGGAACTTGCAAGCCTTGGTGCTGGAGTCCTTCACTCTCGAAGTGTTGAATTAGGTATGAACTATAACGTGGTGATCCACGTAAGATCCAGTTTCCACGACAAACCGGGAACTTTAGTGATGAGTGAGGACAAAATTATGGAAAAAATGAAAGTGAGTGGAGTGACTGCCAAAGGTGACCAAGCTCGAGTAACCATTGCCGATGTTAAAGACAAACCAGGAATTGCAGCAGAGTTATTCACACAATTAGCGAATAAAGATGTAATCGTGGATGTGATTGTTCAATCCTCACCAAGAGATGGAATCAATACCATTTCCTTTACCATTGCTAAAAAAGATATTTCTGCAGCGAAACCAATCATTGATGCTTATGCAAAAGATCATGGAAATGGAAAAGCAGAAATTGATGAAAATATTTCGATCGTATCGGCGGTTGGTGTGGGAATGAAATCTCACGTAGGTGTGGCAGCGAAGATGTTCCAATCCCTTGCGGAAAAAAACATCAATATTGAAATGATCTCTACTTCAGAGATTAAAATTTCTTGTGTCATCAAACAAAACCAAGCAGAAGACGCAGTAAAGGCTTTACACACTACGTTCATCGGATAATTTTACGACCGTATGCAAAAAGGATCACGAGTGGCTCGAGTTTTCGTTTTATTTTTTGCATCGGTTTTTATCTTTAGCCTTTTTTTTACCCCTCTCATCAGTTTAAGTTCTTACGAATCCCTAAATTCCGTTTTAGCCATTGTTGGACCAAGGTCCATTTCAAGTTTGGATTATGAAGAAGGAGTCGAACGTTATAAAAACCTATCTCGTTTTTTTCCCAACTATCGCAAAAAAGGTTCTCTACATTCGCAAGTCATCGATTTTCTTATTGATAGAGCTGTAGTAGACAATGTTGCAGATGAGGAATCCGTTCAGGTAAACGAAAAACGTATCGAAGCTGAAATTCAAAAAAGAATGGAAGCACAAGGAATCACCGACTTAGAACAATTTAAAAAATCAGTCCAAGTCCAATTTAACTTACCTTATGAAGTTTGGTTAGAAGATTTACCTTACCAAATTAAAAAAGGACAACTATTACAAATTAAAGTTAGTCCTCCCTTACCTTCGGAACAAGAAGTTCAATCATGGTATAACAAAAACAAGGCGAAGGTAGGTTCGGAATTCAAATTTCGAGAGATTGTTTTTTCACCAGCCAATTCATCCATCGATGAAGAATCAAGAGTGTTCAATGAACTTACAGAAATTCGAAATAAATCTTTAAAAGATCCTTCCTTTTTTAAGTTAGTAGCCTCTGGTCCCAGAAACGAATCTCGATATCGTTTGAATGGGGGACTTGTCAATTGGGTTCCCACTTTTGAATTGTATAAATCGCAACCAACTACTGCTTCCGTATTGGCACAAGTTGGTGGTCAGGGAAAAATATCTGAAGTGTTCCGAGACGATCGCAAAAGATACTGTTTAGTTTTTGTTGAAGGAATGAGACCTACGCCGCTTGATGCTGTGAGAAAAGGTATTCAAGGATTTTTATTTAGAGAAAAAGAACAAACTTCCTTTGAAGAATGGGTATCCAATACAAGAAAAAATACTTCTATCTCCATCTTTGATCCCATTTATATAAAAGAACATAACATCAATAATCCGGAAGAAAAATACAATACTGATTGATGATGAATAAAAAGGAATATAACCCAAGTTTTGCGGCTGTTTACTTAGACCCTAAGTCCATTCAATTTTTAGTTCAGAATTTTAAAATAGAATTGTGGGAAGAGTTTTTAAATCGTCTCTTTCAAGTTTTTCCTGAAATTCCAGTTCATATCAATTCCAATACCTCACTTTCTGAAAAATTAAATTCTACTTCCCTAAAAAAAGGAATCATTGTTCACGAAGATGTTTCTAAAGAATATGAATTTCTCCTCAAATTAGGAAAACTTTTGCCAGAGTCAAAGTTTAAAGATCCCGATTGGGACGAGGTTTGTTTTCTTTATTTCACAGGGATTTCTCCGCTTTTGGATACGGACCTCACCGAAAAAGCGTGGACCCGTCATAAAAACTTTTTTAGCCAATATTCCTATTCAGAAAACTTACCGTCAGGGCTCACACCTACAATCATAACTCGTGAATTCCTAACGTCCTTACCCGATACACTGACCACCGACATCCATTCGTTTTTCCTAAAAAATATCAACCAATACGATGTGGATATTTTTTATAAAGCACCTGACCTTCGCCAACTTCGATTAGATTTTCGTTTGGCTTCGATTCGTTCTTTAACTCTCATCCAAGGTTTGTTACCAATGAGAGAAAGTTTATCATACGACAACCTCCTTACCAAATTAAAAGAAAATCCTCAGTTTTTTCGCAGTGCACCTTCTTACTTGGAATGGGAAATTTACAAAGGTTGTGAACTTAAGTGTACATTCTGTCCAAGAGAGTTTTCTGATATAACCAATGATGGAAGTTTTGTTTCTTTAGAAGATGTAAAATCAACAATCACAAAACTGAATACAGAACTTTTTTCTCCGATTACTATCAGCCTTTCTGGGAATGGAGAACCCCTTCTCCATCCTGATTTTAAAAATGTTGTTTTGGAAATTCTAAAACTAAATTTACTGAATGAACTCATCATTGAAACAGCACTCTACACAAATACAAGCTCATTGTTGTCACTTATAGAAGGTTTAAGTCCTTCAGATAAAGAAAAACTTTGTGTCATCGTCAACGTAACCAGTTTAAATCCAGAGGTTTATAAATCCTTATATGGAAAACCAGAATTGGAAAAAGTACTAGATACGGTTGATTTACTTTCGCAAGTACTTCCTAATCAATCATTACATGTTCAAATGATCAAAATGAAAGAAGTGGAAGAAGAGATTGATCCGTATTTTACCTTCTTTGAAAAAAAAGGAATTAATATTATCTTACAAAAATACAATACATTTGCAAACAAACTACCAGAACGTCGTGTTAGTGATCTCACTCCGATTCATAGAGATTTTTGTTGGCATTTGGTGCGAGACTTATCTCTGTCCGTAGATGGAAAGGTTTCTATTTGTAAACAAAACCAAAACGAAGTCATCGGAAATTTGTACCAAGAAACACTGAATCAGATTTGGCAAAAAGGATTAGATTTTTTTAAACATAGCTTTCATGGTGAACACGATAAAATTCCTGCCCCTTGTTTGAATTGTGATGAGTGGTATACTTTCAACGCGTGATTGTTTTGCCTTTATTCAGGCAAGACTAGGTTCCACAAGATTTCCAAAAAAGATTTTAAAATCCATCCCAGAAGGATCCAATACTTCAGTTCTTTGTCATATTCATAACCGTCTTTCCTCAATTTTTCCCCAAGCGCAGATTGTTTTTTTAGTTCCTGAAGGGGATACAGAACTCATTGCATTTCTTCAACAAAGAAACTTCCAATACTTCGTTGGATCAGAAACGGATGTTCGAGATAGATTTCGAAAAGCTTGCCTTCATTTCCAAGCAAAACATATTTTCCGCCTAACAGGAGATAATCCCTTTATCGATTTAGAGTCTATACGTTATTTGTACGAAGCGATTACCTATATTTCTGATTCTTATTATAGTCTTTCGATGATTGGTTTGCCCTTGGGAATGGGTGTAGAATGTTTTTCTGCAAATTCTCTATTGTTTGATTTAGAAGGCAAAGCTCTCGAACGTCATACGGAACATGTTTCTCTTCATATCAAAGAACATCCTGAAATTCATAAACAATTTCGTTTGTCTCCGGCTCATCTCCATCAGTTCACAGATGTAAATCCAAGTTCTCTTCGAATCACTGTTGATGAATCCAAAGATTATGAACTGGTTTGTTCCTTGTGGGAAAGGTTAGGAACGAAAGATCCTTACTTTGGTGCCAAAGAAGTGATCCAACTTGCAAAAGACCAACCAGAAGTTTTTCTGGTGAACGCTTCTGTGGAACAAGTTACTTTTTCTTTACCTAAACCAAATCGAGATTCCAAACAAGTGCGAATAGTTTATGGTGAACCTTCTCTTTTTGGAAGTGGACATTGGGAGCGATGTAAATCATTATCCGTATTTTTAGAAATGAATGGATATGATCCAATACTTTCTGACAAACCAGATCTACAATCTCCAAATATACCGCAGATTCTGGATATGAGAGAAATTGAATTTCCCTTAAACCATTTGTTTTATATCGATAATCTCCATCACTTGCCAAACGAATTCAATTCTAGTTTTTTTCTACCAAATCCTGTAGCACCAATCAATCAGGGAGATCCTTTATCTTATTTTAGTTCTCCACTTTCTGAATTGGATTGGAACCAAACCACCATCCCAGGGAAAATTCTTGTGTATGCAGGCAATTTAGGAAAAGAACAATCAGAACAAATTGATTCCAATCTATTACAATATCTTAATTCGAATGGTTCTCTTGGAAAAACTAATATAAGTTCGGTGATCCGCATAGGAGGAACACCTTCCGTCAATACGGAAGTAGATTATATCCCTCGAGTTTCTTATATTGAATTTTTAAAACAAATTCAAACTTCTGAATTCGTTCTTACTTACTTTGGCCAAACGATGATGGAATCTCTTGGTTATGGTAAAAAAGTTTGTTTGATTGGGATCACACCTATCCATGAATCTTTGGGTCAATTTGCTGAAAAAGAATTAGGAATTCCCTATTTAGGATCTTTTTCTGAATTAAACGGAAACAATCAATTTCCTAATGTTTTTCCTCATTTAAAAATAAAATTAGTTCGCGATGCTCACTTAAAAATTTTGAAATGGTTAGAATCTATTTATGAAAGCTAAAATACAAATTCTATTCGTCTGTTTTATTTTGTTATTCTTATCAAATCCTATTTTTTCACAAACAGATGATAAAGAAACTATTGAAATCAATGCAAAGATTGAATTAGAAAAAGTAAGTCGAAATATCATCAATGCACTACGTTATGGAAAATTCCTTTTAGCGGATACAGAATGGAAAAAAATTCAATCTGATGTTTATAAAACTTATCCTGAATATGATTATTTAAATGGAAGTTTGTTGTATTCCCGAATGGAATGGCAAGAGGCGAAAGAAAGTTTAATCAAAGCTCTTAAAAAAGAACCAAACCATGAAGCTGCAAGTTTCCTACTAGGAATGATTTATGCTCAGGAAGATAGTTGGGCTGAAGCAAAAGATACTTGGATCGAAACCAATCAAATTTCCCCATACAATCCTTTTTATCATTACAATTTAGGACTTGCCTACTTCATTCTGAAAGACTATAACAATGCGATTGTATCCTTAAATAAATCTTTAGAATACAAAGCTAACTACAATGAAGCAAAACTCATTTTAGCAAAAACTTATTTAGAACTAAATGAAACAGAAAAAGCCAAAGTGGAACTTTCCACCATTTTGGAACAAGATTCCAAACATATCCAAGCCTCCCATTTAATGGGCCGTGTGGTCTATTTGATTGAAAAAGATCCAAAAAAATCTCTCACCTATTTAAAAAACCAAAGAGTCCTAGGTTGGAGAGAGAAAAAAATATACGCACGGTGTTACTTTGAAATTCGTAAGTGGAAAGATGCGGAAAACCTACTTCGCCCAATCGCTTACTCACCGTTTGCTGATGAATATGACCAAAGTTTTTATTTAAACTTACTTTTGAATTTAGGATATGATGAAAGAGCAAACGACTTTTTTCATTTTATCCAAAAACAATCACAAAACGAATCTAAAATTGCCGAAGCATACAGAATGTTACTCTCTTCCCGTGAGGGAAAAGATTTATTGTATCACTATTAT contains:
- a CDS encoding acyl-CoA desaturase, encoding MNSSSTVEPVVKEQAPLLFLILFFLVQATVLTIFTVPFSWSLVWLAVGSYFLRMFGITAAYHRYFSHASFKTSRVFQFILAWIGAMSMQKGPLWWAAHHRNHHKYSDTEKDIHSPSRKGFWYSHMLWFLRNDYNDYEAKLIPDFYKYPELRFLDRYHWIAPLSYAILLYLVGGWAWLVYGYAVSTFFLGHATWTINSLSHVFGSVRYDSRDTSKNNLWLALLTMGEGWHNNHHYYCSSANQGFYWYEIDISYYILKVLSWFGIVWDLKKPPKKVLEEGILRDREQKESKRSLRVKQTEKVKNKVGVLST
- a CDS encoding aspartate kinase, whose amino-acid sequence is MSSKIVVQKYGGTSVGDTTKIQNVAKRIKRYHDEGQKVAVVVSAMGHTTDELVDLADQISKNPPKREMDMLLSTGEQVSIALLAIALNEIGVPAQSFTGSQLKILTDGNFSNGKIEMIDRSRIDEAFNKGKVVIVAGFQGIDKDENIVTLGRGGSDTSAVALAAALGADECEIYTDVDGVYTADPRKIPTAKMHKQITYEEMLELASLGAGVLHSRSVELGMNYNVVIHVRSSFHDKPGTLVMSEDKIMEKMKVSGVTAKGDQARVTIADVKDKPGIAAELFTQLANKDVIVDVIVQSSPRDGINTISFTIAKKDISAAKPIIDAYAKDHGNGKAEIDENISIVSAVGVGMKSHVGVAAKMFQSLAEKNINIEMISTSEIKISCVIKQNQAEDAVKALHTTFIG
- a CDS encoding putative peptidyl-prolyl cis-trans isomerase, with product MQKGSRVARVFVLFFASVFIFSLFFTPLISLSSYESLNSVLAIVGPRSISSLDYEEGVERYKNLSRFFPNYRKKGSLHSQVIDFLIDRAVVDNVADEESVQVNEKRIEAEIQKRMEAQGITDLEQFKKSVQVQFNLPYEVWLEDLPYQIKKGQLLQIKVSPPLPSEQEVQSWYNKNKAKVGSEFKFREIVFSPANSSIDEESRVFNELTEIRNKSLKDPSFFKLVASGPRNESRYRLNGGLVNWVPTFELYKSQPTTASVLAQVGGQGKISEVFRDDRKRYCLVFVEGMRPTPLDAVRKGIQGFLFREKEQTSFEEWVSNTRKNTSISIFDPIYIKEHNINNPEEKYNTD
- a CDS encoding spiro-SPASM protein gives rise to the protein MMNKKEYNPSFAAVYLDPKSIQFLVQNFKIELWEEFLNRLFQVFPEIPVHINSNTSLSEKLNSTSLKKGIIVHEDVSKEYEFLLKLGKLLPESKFKDPDWDEVCFLYFTGISPLLDTDLTEKAWTRHKNFFSQYSYSENLPSGLTPTIITREFLTSLPDTLTTDIHSFFLKNINQYDVDIFYKAPDLRQLRLDFRLASIRSLTLIQGLLPMRESLSYDNLLTKLKENPQFFRSAPSYLEWEIYKGCELKCTFCPREFSDITNDGSFVSLEDVKSTITKLNTELFSPITISLSGNGEPLLHPDFKNVVLEILKLNLLNELIIETALYTNTSSLLSLIEGLSPSDKEKLCVIVNVTSLNPEVYKSLYGKPELEKVLDTVDLLSQVLPNQSLHVQMIKMKEVEEEIDPYFTFFEKKGINIILQKYNTFANKLPERRVSDLTPIHRDFCWHLVRDLSLSVDGKVSICKQNQNEVIGNLYQETLNQIWQKGLDFFKHSFHGEHDKIPAPCLNCDEWYTFNA
- a CDS encoding cytidylyltransferase domain-containing protein; this translates as MSGILSTRDCFAFIQARLGSTRFPKKILKSIPEGSNTSVLCHIHNRLSSIFPQAQIVFLVPEGDTELIAFLQQRNFQYFVGSETDVRDRFRKACLHFQAKHIFRLTGDNPFIDLESIRYLYEAITYISDSYYSLSMIGLPLGMGVECFSANSLLFDLEGKALERHTEHVSLHIKEHPEIHKQFRLSPAHLHQFTDVNPSSLRITVDESKDYELVCSLWERLGTKDPYFGAKEVIQLAKDQPEVFLVNASVEQVTFSLPKPNRDSKQVRIVYGEPSLFGSGHWERCKSLSVFLEMNGYDPILSDKPDLQSPNIPQILDMREIEFPLNHLFYIDNLHHLPNEFNSSFFLPNPVAPINQGDPLSYFSSPLSELDWNQTTIPGKILVYAGNLGKEQSEQIDSNLLQYLNSNGSLGKTNISSVIRIGGTPSVNTEVDYIPRVSYIEFLKQIQTSEFVLTYFGQTMMESLGYGKKVCLIGITPIHESLGQFAEKELGIPYLGSFSELNGNNQFPNVFPHLKIKLVRDAHLKILKWLESIYES
- a CDS encoding tetratricopeptide repeat protein is translated as MKAKIQILFVCFILLFLSNPIFSQTDDKETIEINAKIELEKVSRNIINALRYGKFLLADTEWKKIQSDVYKTYPEYDYLNGSLLYSRMEWQEAKESLIKALKKEPNHEAASFLLGMIYAQEDSWAEAKDTWIETNQISPYNPFYHYNLGLAYFILKDYNNAIVSLNKSLEYKANYNEAKLILAKTYLELNETEKAKVELSTILEQDSKHIQASHLMGRVVYLIEKDPKKSLTYLKNQRVLGWREKKIYARCYFEIRKWKDAENLLRPIAYSPFADEYDQSFYLNLLLNLGYDERANDFFHFIQKQSQNESKIAEAYRMLLSSREGKDLLYHYYKLRY